In Thermanaerovibrio velox DSM 12556, the genomic stretch CCAACATCGAAGAAACGATCCGGGAAGGAGTTCGCAAATTTGCCGAGCTTGCTACCCTCCTTCATGGCGGCGGTGGAACACACCACCCTAGGGTCTTTCGCTGCCATCTCCTCCGCTATGGATGCGGCAAGAGAGCTCCAATCCTGGGTCTTAACGTTCAAGGTCCCATCCTCGGTCTTATCTTCTCTGCCTACGAAAGAAGGGGATACCCCATGAAAGACCGTGGGGGATACCTCCGCCCTTTGATACCCCTTCCCCTTCTTAGTTATAACGTGAATTAAAACCGATTCAGGATATTCCTTTGCCCAGGTAAATACCCGGTCCATCTCGTCTACATCGTGCCCGTCGAAAGGCCCCCAGTAGGTTATATCCATTTCCTCAAATATGTTGGGGGGTAGTAGCAAGGACTTAATCTTACCCTTCCAGCGACCGATCAGGTCCTCCAGCTTTTGGCCACCTTGGGCCTCCCTTAGGGCCTTTTTTACCCGCTGTTTGATGTCCTGGTATGTGCTGCTTGCGGACAGCTTAGCTAAGTGCTCCGCCATGCCGCCGACCCTGTGGTTTATGGACATCTTATTATCGTTTAAGATTATTATAACCTTAGTACCAAGGGGGGTAACGTTGTTTAACCCCTCGAATGCCAACCCGTTGATCAACGCCCCGTCCCCTATGACTGCTACCACATGCCCCTTTTCCCCTAACGATTCCCTAGCCTTTGCCATACCCAACGCGGCAGATATTGACGTGCTGCTATGACCTACATCAAAGGCATCGTAGGGGCTCTCCTTGCGACGAGGAAATCCCGCTATCCCATCCTTCTGCCGTAGAGTTTTAAATACATCTCGACGATCGGTTAATATTTTATACGCATAAGCCTGATGCCCGACATCAAAAATGATCTTATCCTCCGGGGGGGAGAAGCTCCTCAAGAGAGATACTATCAGCTCCACTGCCCCCAAGGAGGAAGCCAAGTGCCCCCCGTTGCTAAGGGTAACCTGACATATGAGGTCCCTTACCTCTTTACATAGTATTCCAACCTGTGATTTGCTGAGGTTCTTGATCTCCTGTGGCCCTTTAAGGTTCCACAAGACTCCCCCTGTATCTTGGCTCATGCTGCCGTGCAAGCTCATCGTGTCCTCTCCATTAGTTTTTCTAACCAGTAAACAAAAAGACCGCTGCACAGGGGAGCTCCGCTGCCCATCCCTTGGCCTTGTCGGATAGATCAGCCAAGATCCTCCTTGCCCCATCAATCCCGTGTACTGACACAAAGGTGGTCTTGCCCTGAGCCTGGTCCTTACCTGCCGTCTTGCCTAAGTCCTCACTCTTGCCTATAACGTCCAAAATGTCATCAGCAACCTGGAACGCTACTCCTAGAGAAATGCCGTAGTTCTTCAACTTGAGTAGATCTTCCTCATTTGCGTTGGCCAGGATGGCTCCACTTTCCAGGGCAGAGGATATCAAAACCCCCGTTTTGTAAGTGGCCACCCTTAAAACCCTATCCACTGGATCCAGATTGTTCACTTCGAGCTCAAAGCCCATGTCCATGGACTGCCCACCACATATTCCCTCGGGCCCGGTTGCCCTAGCCAAGCTTAAAACCGCGGCTAATATCAAATCAGAGGGGAAACGGTTCTCCCTAAGCCCGTCAATCGCATATTGGAAGGCCCATGCCAACAGAGCATCCCCGGCTAGCAATGCCAATGCTTCTCCGTAAGCTTTGTGATTTGTAGGCCTACCTCTGCGCATGTCGTCGTTGTCCATACATGGAAGGTCATCATGGATCAGGGAGGCGGTGTGAACCATTTCATAGGCAAGGGCCATCGGCATGACATCCTTTCTGGACACGCCGAAAGCCTCCGCCGTTGCCATGCAAAGGATGGGCCTTAACCTTTTGCCTCCGCCAGAAAGGGAGTAATCCATAGAGGACCAAAGACGATTTGGCATGTCGCTTGGCAACGAAGAATTAATTGCCTTTATCTCGCATTCCACCTCATCCCCAA encodes the following:
- the dxs gene encoding 1-deoxy-D-xylulose-5-phosphate synthase, producing the protein MSLHGSMSQDTGGVLWNLKGPQEIKNLSKSQVGILCKEVRDLICQVTLSNGGHLASSLGAVELIVSLLRSFSPPEDKIIFDVGHQAYAYKILTDRRDVFKTLRQKDGIAGFPRRKESPYDAFDVGHSSTSISAALGMAKARESLGEKGHVVAVIGDGALINGLAFEGLNNVTPLGTKVIIILNDNKMSINHRVGGMAEHLAKLSASSTYQDIKQRVKKALREAQGGQKLEDLIGRWKGKIKSLLLPPNIFEEMDITYWGPFDGHDVDEMDRVFTWAKEYPESVLIHVITKKGKGYQRAEVSPTVFHGVSPSFVGREDKTEDGTLNVKTQDWSSLAASIAEEMAAKDPRVVCSTAAMKEGSKLGKFANSFPDRFFDVGIAESHLITFAAGMAAEGMIPLVFIYSTFLQRAMDQLVHDVCLPGLPVLLCVDRAGLVGEDGETHQGLLDVSWGKCIPNLTLMSPRDGEDLRFMMSEWLKSPGPALIRYPKGAVKTAKRMVAPWGRLEVIRNGRDICLAGYGSTVSTIEAAADILGSRGMDPTVLDLRFLKPLDHQGMIDVLSRHRLVVVAEEGYRLGGMGETICRLSSERGLRCRVITMGVSDRFVPHAKRQEQLEEEGLTPHGVVQMLDEISKD
- a CDS encoding polyprenyl synthetase family protein — protein: MVNAIRLVDVSSMEELNLYMRHVGDEVECEIKAINSSLPSDMPNRLWSSMDYSLSGGGKRLRPILCMATAEAFGVSRKDVMPMALAYEMVHTASLIHDDLPCMDNDDMRRGRPTNHKAYGEALALLAGDALLAWAFQYAIDGLRENRFPSDLILAAVLSLARATGPEGICGGQSMDMGFELEVNNLDPVDRVLRVATYKTGVLISSALESGAILANANEEDLLKLKNYGISLGVAFQVADDILDVIGKSEDLGKTAGKDQAQGKTTFVSVHGIDGARRILADLSDKAKGWAAELPCAAVFLFTG